GCCCTCCGGGCGGGAGGCCGCCAGCTGCCCGTAGCGGTAGGTCTGCTGGTCCCACAGCCGCCGGCGGTCGTCGAGCGTGCGGAAGTCCCACGACTGACCGCCCAGCACGAACCAGACGAACATGCCGCCGCGGGTGAACTGCAGCGGCCCCGCCATCTCCTCCGTCGCGAGCGGGAAGACGACCTCTCGCTGCGAGGTGACCTGCCGGCGCAGCCAGCCCTGCGCGGCCCGACCCTGCCGGACGATCCGCGAACCGGGGTCGGGTGCCTCGTCGACCCCAGCCCGGTCGGCGACCGCCAGGTCCTCGCCCCGCCGCCGCCTCATCACTGCTCCTCCTGCTCACCCGAGAAGCGGCCGGCCAGCAGGTCCTGCGCGACCGCCGAGGGCTCGGTGATCTTCGGGAACGGCATCACCCACTGGGTGACGCCCTCAGCGCGGTCGCGGGACCGACGCCCGAACTCCTCGCGGAACGTCGTCGTCTTGTAGCGCAGGGGTTCGTCGAACGTCACCCCACGCATGAGCCGCACGGCCAGGTAGATCGCGAGCGGTGCACCGTAGATGAGACCGAACCAGAAGGTGAACCACGGAGCGTGACCGATGGTCACCAGCCCGCCCAGCGCGACCAGCAGGGCCACCAGGGCGATCCCCAGCGGGATCATCAGCAGCGTGACCGACCACTGCACGTAGGTCCACTCGAAGGGGAGCGTGGCACCCTTCGGGCCCAGCCAGACAGCGCGCAGCTTGCGCGGACCGTCGTCGGTGCGAAGCTCGGGCACCCGTCTCAGCCGATGCCGAGAGCGGTCAGGATCCGGCGCCCGAAGGCCGCGAAGCCGATGGCGCCCATCCCGATGGCCACGATGACGATGGCGACCAGGGTGTTGAACCCGACCCGCGCCGTCTCGCTGTACTGCGCCTTCCGGGCGCCGGCCGCGAGCGCGATGCCCACGACGATGATCACGAGACCGAAGACGGCGAGCAGGAGCGTCTGAACTTTGCCCTCATCGAACATGAGAGTGGTCCTTCCAGGGGGATACGAGCAGATGGAGCGTGCAGGCGGGAGTTGTCGGGCCCATGAACCGGGAGCGACAGCGCGACGACGCTCGTCCATGAGCCAAGCGGAGAGGTCTGACAGCTCGGCTGGACCTCGGCCAGGGGTGGCAGGGGCGCAGTAGCCGCACAACCGGGGGAACTGGCACCACGAGGGCCCTTCGTCGTGCCCGTCCCGGTCCCCAGTCAGGTCGAGCGCACCAACAGCGACAACGATGACCAGGCCGGCTCCGAGCGCCGACCCGCTCCGGCCACGATCCCCACCGCGCCGAACGAGCAACCGGTCTTGGTCGTGGTCCTGAGAGCAGCCTAAGGGTCGCGTCACGCTGCACGTCAACGCATGACGGCCGTCGAGACGTCCGCGCGAGGCGCCCGCGCGCTCCAGTGGGTGCGTGGTCCCGCCGATCCCGTGTCAGCACCAGCAACGCGGCGGTGTGCCCCGGCACGAGCGGATCCACCCGGCGGGCCCAGACCGCGGAGTCGGGGGCGAAGATCGCAGCACCCTCGCATCCGGCAGAGCTCGTCCTGCGAGAGGTGACGAGAAGATCTCCGGGCGCTGTCGATTCCGGCGTCGCTGTCCGACGGAGGGGTGTAGAGATCGATCCAGCCCTACCGGAAGGAGAGCCACCATGGCTCAGTACGCCGTCCTCATCTACACCGACGACTCCGTCCACGCCCCCGACGCGACCGAGGCCGACACCGCAGCCGCCGACCAGCACGCCGAGGAGCTGGCGGGGTCCGGCTCGATGCTGCTGGCCTATGCGTTGACCCCGCGCGACCTGGCGACCTCGATCCGCGCCGACGGGATGACCGACGGCCCCTTCGTCGACGCCAAGGAGGTCGTCGCGGGGTTCTACATCCTGGAGGCTCCCGACCTCGACGCCGCACTCGCCATCGCTGGTACCAACCCGGTCGTGCAGGCCGGCGGTGGGGTCGAGGTCCGGCCCGTGCACAGCGGTGGCGTCCTGGAGCAGCCGGCGGCGTGACCGACCGGGCGCTGGTCGAGGCCGCCCTGGCGCAGGCGCACCGGGCCGAGTGGGCCTACGTGGTCGCCGCGACGCTTCGCACCGTCCGCGATCTCGATCTCGCGGAGGAGTGCGTCCAGGAGGCCTACACCGCCGCCCTCCAGTCCTGGCGTCGCGAGGGGATCCCCGCAAGCCCGGCCGCCTGGCTGACCACCACAGCGAGGCGGCGGGGGATCGACGCCGTCCGGCGGGACCAGACCTTGAAGGCGAAGCTGCCGCTGCTGGTCGAACCGCACCTGACGTCTCCGGAAGGGGAGGCCGACATGGAGCCACGGCTCCAGGACGAGACCACCGTGCCGGACGAACGGCTCCGGCTGGTCTTCCTGTGCTGCCACCCCGCCCTCGCGGTGGAGGCCCAGGTCGCGCTCACCCTGAGGTTGGTGTGCGGGGTCGACACCGTGGACATCGCTCGCGCATTCCTGGTACCGGCGACCACGATGGCCGCGCGGATCACCCGCGCCAAGAAGAAGATCACCGGCTCCCGCATCCCCTTCCGCCTCCCGAGCGCTGCCGAGCTGCCCGACCGGCTCGACGGTGTCCTCGGCGTCGTGCACCTGCTCTTCACCACCGGGTACACCGCCCCCACGGGCTCCTCCGTGGTCCGTGCCGATCTCGTCGACGCTGCCCTTCGTCTGGCCGAGACCCTGCGTGAGCTCCTGCCCGACGAACCCGAGGTCGCGGGGCTGCTCGCCCTGCTGCTGGCGGCCGACGCCCGACGGGCGGCCCGCACCGACGAACACGGCCAGCTGATCCAGCTGCGTGACCAGGACCCCACCCGCTGGGACCACCTCGCCCTCCGACGCGCCCACCAGCTGGTGATGGCTGCACTGCCTCACCCCCGCGCCGGCCGGCACACCCTCCAAGCCGCCATCGCCTGCCAGCACGCCGTCGCACGCGACGGCCGAACCACCGACTGGGCCCAGATCCTCGGCCTGTACGACGCTCTCCTCCAGGTGTGGCCCTCACCCGTGGTCGCCCTCAACCGCGCCGTCGCCCTCGCCGAGATCGCCGGGCCCGCAGCGGCCCTCGCTGAGGTGCGGACTCTCGACCAGGAAGGCCGACTGGCCGGCTACCACTACCTGCACGCCGTCGAAGCCGACCTCCTCCACCGCCTCGACCGCCCTGCCGAAGCCCGGGACGCCTACCAACGGGCCCGCAGCCTCACCGACAACGCTGCGGAACAACGGTTCCTCGAACGCCAGATCGCAGCCCTCGAGTGATCCGGTCCTGAGCGTCCCGCGAGTACCCCGGTGTGGGACGCACGTCGTGGTCGACGCCCTCGGACCGGGCGGCAGCCTCGCGCGTCGACCTGAGGCCGAACCCCCGTCACCGTCCTGGGGGGTCGACGCCGCCGGCCACACCGCGGTGGACCAGAGCACCGCGTCCGGAGGGCGTACCCGGTCAGGGGGTGGGCGGTGTGGTGCGCCGCTGGTGACCGGTGACCGTGGCGTACCGGTCCCTGGAGACGAGGAGCAGTTGCTGCACCAGGGTGGGCTGGGGCCCGAGAACGTCCGCCGTCAGCGGTGTGCTGGCGAAGCGGTTGAAGCGGGTTCGGCCCGGGGGTGGATGGATGAGGAAGAGACCACGAGCAGAGCCTCATCCACGCCTCGATGACGAGTGTGACGCGACGGCGGGAAGCACTCACCGCGTTGGGCCCCGTGAATTTCATCCCCTCATGAGCTCTGCCGGCGGGTCAGACGGTTGTCTCCAGCCGTGCTCGTGCGGCCGGCGAACTGACGAACTGGTCAGGCCGAGAGCCGGGGTTCGCGGGAGCTGATCCATCGCTGTTGCCCTGGGCAGCCCGGACGCGACGCCGGTACGACCCAGGCCCGTGGAACCACACCGCCCGCCGGGAGGTCGCGCCCGCAGCGGTCGTCCCAGGACCACGGGCGCAGGAGTGGACACTGCGCGAGCCTCGGCCTGCAAGCCGCGTCTCCGCCTCCGGGACCGCGCAGATCGCGCTGCGAACTCGTCGAGGAAACGCCTTCGAACGATGCATTGGTCGCACCTCCCATTTTGAGGGTGGGCGGCGTCCACGTCCGCCGAGATACTCCACTTGAAGGTTCATCTCAGGGCCGGGAAAGGAGCTGCCAGGTTCGTATCCCGACGCGTTCTGCGTGCGATGCGAGCCGCTGTGCCACCCGTGTCCTGGTCCTCCCGAAAGCCGCGGCACGGATCCATTCTTCGCACATCCGATCGTGCGAGGAATCACTCGCCTCTGCCTCTCGGCGGAGCCATCACGATGGAGATCAGCGTGAAGTTCAAGAAGACCGTCTACGCGGCGCTCGCTGTGGCGATGCTGCCGTTGCTGGTACCGGGGGCCGCGCACGCCGACTCGCCGAAGGCTCGCGTCCTCGAACTGCGGGACGCCTGCGACAAGGCGAGCTGGGACGTGGAGTTCCCCGGCCTGTGCACCAGGTCCACCGGCAGCGTCACGCTGCCGGAGTTCCGGGAGGAACTGGCCGACGGTGGTGATGGCGCATGGTGGATCCGGCAGCGGGCCATCGGCCTCGACCAAGGTGATGCGATCGAGGCCACGAACGTGGGAGGGATCATCCACACCTTCACCGAGGTCGACACCTTCGGCAAGGGCTGTGTGGAGGAGTGGAACAAGGCCGTCACGGAGACGGTCGACAACTGCGACTTCGGCAAGTTCCTCGGCACGCTGGTGCCGGCCGGCACCTCGTCCGCGGCTCAGCACCCCGCGGTCGGTGTCCACAAGTTCCAGTGCCTGGTCCACCCGTGGATGCGGACGACGGTCACCGTGAAGAAGTCGTGACCAACACCGCCTCTGCTGCGATGCGTCCCCGCAGACCCCTTCCGGGCCTGCGGGGCGCGTCGCTCGCCCTCCTGCTCACCCTCGCCGCGACAGGCTGCACCTCGGCGTCTGCCCGTCCTGCCGCGCCAGCCCCGGAGGCCGACGCGCACACGCACGGACACGCCGCACCCACCGCGCTGCCCGCTTCAGCGGACCTCGCCAGCTCCTGCACCCCAGCCGGCGCCGTCCCGAGAGGAGAAGCCGCCATCACCTCGGTCGACCTGATGACGCAGGACGACCAGCTGGTGATCGGCTTCACCATGGCCACGACGATCTCCGCCGATCTGACGGTGCAGCTCACCGCGAGCCCGGGGACGAGGGTGACGGCGCACGACCAGCCTGCCCTGGTCATCACCGCCACGGTGCACGCCGCCGTCCCGGTCTCGCTCCAGCTCACAGCGCCGACCGGTTCGGGTTCAGCGAGCAACGTCCAGGACCACCTCCACGTCATGGACGACCAGCTGCACATCGGCATCCCCAGCAGCCTCCTGGTGACCGTCGGGCCGCAGTGGCACTGGAGCGCGACCGCCACCAGCGGCGAGGCCCGGGGACGCTGCCCGCTCAACGCTGGGAGCGCCGCCAGCGACAGCGCCGTGATCGTCGGCTGAGACCGTGGACCAGCCGGTACCGGCACGAAGCCCCCGCAGGGGGTGCGGGGTGTTCGTCACCGTCGGAGACCCCGAGCCCCGCCCTCGACAGCTGTGGTGATCTCCGGGCTCCCGTCGGCCGGAGTTCCGTCGCTGGTGATCCCCTGATGTCCCCGACGGTTGCGGGTCCTGGAGGACGGCTGAGGTCTTAACCTCGCGGGTGTGGACAGTGACGCGTGGCCGTTGACCAGGATCACCCTGAGGACCCCTGACCTGCTGCTGCGGCCCACGACGGAAGCGGATCTCGACGCGATAGCAGCGACGCTCTCGGGTGAGGTCAGCGGCAACCCGAGCCTTCCCCGTTTCACCGGCCTGGACCAGCGCACGAGGAGCGCTGTCTCGGCCCGTCAGTCCTACTGGCAGGCG
The window above is part of the Friedmanniella luteola genome. Proteins encoded here:
- a CDS encoding YciI family protein, which codes for MAQYAVLIYTDDSVHAPDATEADTAAADQHAEELAGSGSMLLAYALTPRDLATSIRADGMTDGPFVDAKEVVAGFYILEAPDLDAALAIAGTNPVVQAGGGVEVRPVHSGGVLEQPAA
- a CDS encoding RNA polymerase sigma factor, with product MTDRALVEAALAQAHRAEWAYVVAATLRTVRDLDLAEECVQEAYTAALQSWRREGIPASPAAWLTTTARRRGIDAVRRDQTLKAKLPLLVEPHLTSPEGEADMEPRLQDETTVPDERLRLVFLCCHPALAVEAQVALTLRLVCGVDTVDIARAFLVPATTMAARITRAKKKITGSRIPFRLPSAAELPDRLDGVLGVVHLLFTTGYTAPTGSSVVRADLVDAALRLAETLRELLPDEPEVAGLLALLLAADARRAARTDEHGQLIQLRDQDPTRWDHLALRRAHQLVMAALPHPRAGRHTLQAAIACQHAVARDGRTTDWAQILGLYDALLQVWPSPVVALNRAVALAEIAGPAAALAEVRTLDQEGRLAGYHYLHAVEADLLHRLDRPAEARDAYQRARSLTDNAAEQRFLERQIAALE
- a CDS encoding cupredoxin domain-containing protein; its protein translation is MKFKKTVYAALAVAMLPLLVPGAAHADSPKARVLELRDACDKASWDVEFPGLCTRSTGSVTLPEFREELADGGDGAWWIRQRAIGLDQGDAIEATNVGGIIHTFTEVDTFGKGCVEEWNKAVTETVDNCDFGKFLGTLVPAGTSSAAQHPAVGVHKFQCLVHPWMRTTVTVKKS